The following proteins are co-located in the Pararhizobium capsulatum DSM 1112 genome:
- a CDS encoding ABC transporter substrate-binding protein produces the protein MRKDIKFIAGSLIAFVLAGSATARAEETLRFATWDSDESLAIQQAIAKKFEEKHPGVKVQVEPYADGYDQKLVAAFGAGSPPDVMYMWNFPQYYTSLMPLDDLIAKDATEINPADFPEGLMKTTRVAGKTYGMPSGFTTQVVFYNKDMFKAAGVEEPKDGWTWDDLRAKGAKFRDKDKKVYGFAVDAKPDPYDFEQFLWSNGTKYISDDGKTIDGYMNSDAAAQVLDMFADMAKKEEAVTLHVGDDTSGETLFNGQKIAMFQSAMWSKAGIDAAGFSYGVAPLPKFGDKPAHSALGVSAMSIAKDAAHPDLAWEFVKFFSSPEAVAMRTNDLPVRTSVAEEKGMTTDPVYKPFFDILATSNKETHAFLKNQNWGKVQDNLARAIEATMIDQGNAKQHLDDAVKRSQRFLK, from the coding sequence ATGAGGAAAGACATCAAATTCATCGCCGGTTCGCTGATCGCGTTTGTGCTTGCGGGAAGTGCAACGGCACGGGCCGAAGAGACCCTGCGCTTTGCCACCTGGGATAGCGACGAAAGCCTTGCGATCCAGCAGGCGATCGCCAAGAAGTTCGAGGAGAAGCATCCGGGCGTAAAAGTTCAGGTCGAGCCCTATGCCGATGGTTACGACCAGAAGCTGGTTGCGGCCTTCGGTGCCGGCAGCCCGCCGGATGTCATGTATATGTGGAACTTCCCGCAATACTACACGTCGCTGATGCCGCTCGACGACTTGATCGCCAAGGACGCCACCGAGATCAACCCGGCCGATTTCCCGGAAGGCCTGATGAAAACGACGCGCGTGGCGGGCAAGACCTATGGTATGCCATCGGGCTTCACCACCCAGGTCGTGTTCTACAACAAGGACATGTTCAAGGCGGCCGGCGTCGAGGAGCCGAAGGACGGCTGGACCTGGGACGACCTGCGCGCCAAGGGAGCGAAATTCCGCGACAAGGACAAGAAGGTCTATGGCTTCGCAGTCGATGCCAAGCCCGATCCGTATGACTTCGAACAGTTCCTCTGGTCGAACGGCACCAAGTACATCTCCGACGACGGCAAGACCATCGACGGTTACATGAACAGCGATGCGGCCGCACAGGTTCTCGACATGTTTGCCGACATGGCCAAAAAGGAAGAAGCTGTCACGCTGCATGTCGGTGACGACACGTCAGGCGAGACGCTGTTCAACGGCCAGAAGATCGCCATGTTCCAGAGCGCCATGTGGTCTAAGGCGGGCATCGATGCCGCCGGCTTCAGCTATGGCGTGGCGCCGCTGCCGAAATTCGGCGACAAGCCGGCCCATTCGGCGCTCGGTGTTTCGGCGATGTCGATTGCCAAGGACGCTGCTCATCCCGATCTCGCCTGGGAATTCGTGAAGTTCTTCTCCTCGCCCGAAGCGGTTGCCATGCGCACCAACGATCTTCCGGTGCGCACCAGCGTTGCGGAAGAAAAGGGCATGACGACGGACCCAGTCTACAAGCCGTTCTTCGACATTCTCGCGACGTCGAACAAGGAAACCCATGCATTCCTGAAGAACCAGAACTGGGGCAAGGTGCAGGACAATCTCGCCCGCGCCATCGAAGCCACGATGATCGACCAAGGCAACGCCAAGCAGCATCTCGATGATGCCGTCAAGCGTTCCCAGCGGTTCCTGAAGTAA